The Salvelinus alpinus chromosome 29, SLU_Salpinus.1, whole genome shotgun sequence region GAACACGCTCTCCTGGCTAGAAGAAGTGGACCTACatacagtagcagacagacagacagaacacaggcagCACCAGGGTCGTGTTCGTCTGGGATTAGGCACTAAGGTCGTGTTCATGTGGGATTAGGCACTAAAGTCGTGTTCATCTGGGATTAGGCACCAGGGTCGTGTTCATCTGGGATTAGGCACTAAGGTCGTGTTCATGTGGGATTAGGCACTAAGGTCGTGTTCATGTGGGATTAGGCACTAAGGTCGTGTTCATGTGGGATTAGGCACTAAGGTCGTGTTCATGTGGGATTAGGCACTAAAGTCGTGTTCATCTGGGATTAGGCACCAGGGTCGTGTTCATCTGGGATTAGGCACCAGGGTCGTGTTCATCTGGGATTAGGCACTAAGGTCGTGTTCATGTGGGATTAGGCACTAAAGTCGTGTTCATGTGGGATTAGGCACTAAAGTCGTGTTCATCTGGGATTAGGCACTAAAGTCGTGTTCATCTGGGATTAGGCACCAGGGTCGTGTTCATCTGggattaggcaccaaacggaaagAACGAaggcagactgaaacagggagtgTCTATCTCAACGACTTTTCAAATAAGAAACTCAACTTTTTGTTCTAATTTAGTTTTAAACTGGTTTGCTACAGGTGTGCCCAGCTGAACAAGACCCTGGGGTAGGTGGGGCCTGGTGTTTGTGTACGTAAGGTAGtgtccctctgcccccccccccccccccccccaaaaaaagcttTCAGACCCTCTAATCATGTCTTTGTTTCTCCTCGCCTCCTCTCACAGAACTGGCCAATCAGTTCCAATACAGCCTCCTACAAGAGTCCCAGCAAGGGGAGTCCTGGGAGAATGGTAagggttttgttctcgtgtaatTATACCATATAGTAGCTGGCCTAGTGTCAGATATATGTTCAGACTTACTGGTTCGATATTACTGAACACATTCTTATGACAGATTTGTTTTTACACCTTATGTCATGAACCTAATTCGGTGGTTGGTTAATATGATGATGATCAAAGATGTGAATACTTCCGGTATTGTAGGTTGCTCTGGATAGGAGATAAATGACTAACACAGATATCCCCCAAGATGGTGTTGTGAATAGCACATCAGCCAGTTGAACACAGCACACAGGTGACCTGTTTTTCCTCAGCCCCCTGGCAACCTGGCCTGCTTGACAACGCTTTTGTTGAGGGCGTCTTGGCTCAAACAAAGACAAAGGCAGGACCCTATCATTCAGCTGTCTGTGATGTTAGCGTTGCCAGCCAGATCAATAGTTTGACTACAGTCACGTCTACACTTGTCCCTTAGCTGGTTAGGAGGGTGTTACGACGTCACTACACATTTCTCACATACTAGATTTGTCAAACATCTTTCTTCACAATTGTGTAAATTGGTTATGTAGGCTGTACTATTTGAAGACTTTGGCCTGATGTGTGGATCTCTGTTAATAGCAGCTGAGGTACAGCATTTTCTTAGACATTCTTTCCTAACTACACATCTGGAATATTTTAGATCAATGGGTTAATGGTAAAACTAGTTTTTGGTAGAGAAATCAAATGATACTTATTGTGTTACTCCCTAGGCAGTAGTGTAGCCATGACAACTGACCGTTTAGTATTTAACCGTTTCTGGGTGTTTTTCCTTCCTATAAACACCATAGTAAACATGATATCCTTTCACTGAGGATTCAACCATACACGACCCCTcatcccaccaccacacacacacacacacacgacccctcatcccaccaccacacacacatacacgacccctcatcccaccaccacacacacacacacacacacgacccctcatcccaccaccacacacacacacacgacccctcatcccaccaccacacacacacacacgacccctcatcccaacaccacacacacacacacgacccctcatcccaccaccacacacacacacacgacccctcatcccacctccacacacacacgacccctcatcccaccaccacacacacacgacccctcatcccaccaccacacacacacccaacgacccctcatcccaccaccacacccaacgACCCCTcatcccaccaccacacacacacacacgacccctcatcccaccaccacacccaacgACCCCTCAtcccacctccacacacacacgacccctcatcccaccaccacacacacacgacccctcatcccaccaccacacacacacccaacgacccctcatcccaccaccacacccaacgACCCCTcatcccaccaccacacccaacgACCCCTcatcccaccaccacacccaacgACCCCTcatcccaccaccacacccaacgACCCCTcatcccaccaccacacccaacgACCCCTCATCCCACCATCACACCCAACGACCCCTcatcccaccaccacacccaacgACCCCTcatcccaccaccacacccaacgACCCCTcatcccaccaccacacccaacgACCCCTcatcccaccaccacacccaacgACTCCTcatcccaccaccacacccaacgACTCCTcatcccaccaccacacccaacgACTCCTcatcccaccaccacacccaacgACTCCTcatcccaccaccacacccaacgACTCCTcatcccaccaccacacccaacgACTCCTCATCCCACCACCACATCCAACGACTCCTcatcccaccaccacacccaacgACTCCTcatcccaccaccacacccaacgACCCCTcatcccaccaccacacccaacgACCCCTcatcccaccaccacacccaacgACTCCTCATCCCACCATCACACTAAACGACCCCTcatcccaccaccacacccaacgACCCCTCATCCCACCACCACACCAACGACTCCTcatcccaccaccacacccaacgACCCCTcatcccaccaccacacccaacgACTCCTcatcccaccaccacacccaacgACTCCTcatcccaccaccacacccaacgACTCCTcatcccaccaccacacccaacgACTCCTcatcccaccaccacacccaacgACTCCTcatcccaccaccacacccaacgACCCCTcatcccaccaccacacccaacgACTCCTcatcccaccaccacacccaacgACCCCTcatcccaccaccacacccaacgACTCCTcatcccaccaccacacccaacgACTCCTcatcccaccaccacacccaacgACTCCTcatcccaccaccacacccaacgACTCCTCATCCCACCACCACACTAAACGACCCCTCATCACACTAAACGACCCCTcatcccaccaccacacccaacgACCCCTcatcccaccaccacacccaacgACCCCTcatcccaccaccacacccaacaACCCCTcatcccaccaccacacccaacgACCCCTCATCCCACCACCACACAAAACGACCCCTCATCCCACAACTCCTCTCTTTTATTGGGAAGTTCCATTATCTGTGTCAATGTGGGTTTGAGCAACTGTTTAGAAAGCAACCTCGTGCCTGATACCTGGTGTGTTTCTCTCAGGCGAGTCGTCCGAGACGGCTCTGAATAAGCTCAAGTGTCCCCACTGTAACTACATCGCCAAGCACCGGAGAACACTAAAGAGGCACCTCATCATTCACTCCGGCGTCCGCTCCTTCAGCTGCGACATCTGTGGCAAGCTGTTCACCCGCAGAGAGCACGTCAAGAGACATTCCCTGGTAAGACCCTACCCGAACGGTTCATTCCCTGGTTAGACCCTACCTAACTGTTCATTCCCTGGTTAGACCCTACCCGAACTGTTCATTCCCTGGTTAGACCCTACCCGAACTGTTCATTCCCTGGTTAGACCCTACCCGAACTGTTCATTCCCTGGTTAGACCCTACCCGAACTGTTCATTCCCTGGTAAGACCCTATCCGAACTGTTCATTCCCTGGTTAGACCCTACCCGAACTGTTCATTCCCTGGTTAGACCCTACCCGAACGGTTCATTCCCTGGTTAGAGCCTACCCGAACTGTTCATTCCCTGGTTAGACCCTACCCGAACTGTTCATTCCCTGGTTAGACCCTACCCGAACTGTTCATTCCCTGGTTAGACCCTACCTAACTGTTCATTCCCTGGTTAGACCCTACCCGAACGGTTCATTCCCTGGTTAGACCCTATCCGAACTGTTCATTCCCTGGTAAGACCCTATCCGAACTGTTCATTCCCTGGTTAGACCCTACCCGAACGGTTCATTCCCTGGTTAGACCCTACCCGAACGGTTCATTCCCTGGTTAGACCCTACCCGAACTGTTCATTCCCTGGTTAGACCCTACCCGAACTGTTCATTCCCTGGTTAGACCCTACCCGAACTGTTCATTCCCTGGTTAGACCCTACCCGAACTGTTCATTCCCTGGTTAGACCCTACCCGAACTGTTCATTCCCTGGTTAGACCCTACCCGAACTGTTCATTCCCTGGTTAGACCCTACCCGAACTGTTCATTCCCTGGTTAGACCCTACCCGAACTGTTCATTCCCTGGTTAGACCCTACCCGAACTGTTCATTCCCTGGTTAGACCCTACCCGAACTGTTCATTCCCTGGTTAGACCCTACCCGAACTGTTCATTCCCTGGTTAGACCCTACCCGAACTGTTCATTCCCTGGTTAGACCCTATCCGAACTGTTCATTCCCTGGTTAGACCCTACCCGAACTGTTcattccctggttcgaatccaggctgaatcacatccggctgtgattgggaataccatagggcggcgcacaattggccgagcgttttccaggtttggccggagtaggccatcatttgtaaataataatttgttcttaactgacttgcctagttaaataaagattcaatAAAAAATAATGAAGCTCCCGGCTGCTATCAAAtccacattgacattatcccacccctaGTTAGCCAAACGTAACAAACCTGCCAATACATTTTCAGCAATATcgctggtctgtctgtgtgtcgtgCATGCTTGTCTGTCTATCATTCAGTTTGTATAGCCAGTTTAGATCATGATAACTGTCTTGTGGGTAGACAGAAAGACATTcccccaaaaccttctcaattaaatgttaactgcaaagtaagCATATCTGGTGTAATCATGGTTGTTTATATTAATCTGGTGGGCTTTTGTTTTACAAACTCTGTCATGACATATGCAGCATAAAAACTAGACCAGCACATTCCTCTGTCGCAAAATGCTCAATTAAAGGGGTATAACACCCTGAAAATGATTTTCTGATATGATTTCAGCGttgacatggactcagaacatccCATTTCGTTGTTTCTCTATGAATAATTGTAATTTTGAGAGTAAAAAAATTGATAAATCCCCAAACCAGGCAAAACATTATCACACAGacacccccacctccctcttcaAAACATTATCACACAGAGacacccccacctccctcttcaAAACATTATCACACAGAGacacccccacctccctcttcaAAACATTATCACACAGAGacacccccacctccctcttcaAAACATTATCACACAGAGacacccccacctccctcttcaAAACATTATCACACAGAGacacccccacctccctcttcaAAACATTATCACACAGAGacacccccacctccctcttcaAAACATTATCACACAGAGacacccccacctccctcttcaAAACATTATCACACAGAGacacccccacctccctcttcaAAACATTATCACACAGAGacacccccacctccctcttcaAAACATTATCACACAGAGacacccccacctccctcttcaAAACATTATCACACAGAGacacccccacctccctcttcaAAACATTATCACACAGAGACACCCCACCTCCCTCTTCAAAACATTATCACACAGAGACACCCCCACCTCCTTCTTCAAAACATTATCACACAGAGacacccccacctccctcttcaAAACATTATCACACAGAGacacccccacctccctcttcaAAACATTATCACACAGAGacacccccacctccctcttcaAAACATTATCACACAGAGACACCCCACCTCCCTCTTCAAAACATTATCACACAGAGacacccccacctccctcttcaAAACATTATCACACAGAGacacccccacctccctcttcaAAACATTATCACACAGAGacacccccacctccctcttcaAAACATTATCACACACGgtactccatcactctgtcctccatcctttctctctttctctctttttctttctctcactttctctttctgtgtgtccTCCATCACTCTGTCCTCCATCACTCTGTCCTCCACCCTTCCTCTCTGTAGAAGTCTCTCCCATGACTTTAGCTGGATTGGGGAAGTGTCAGTTTCCCATTTCATATTTCAGCCTTAATTTATTGTTTTCAACTTTTGTATTTATGATTCCAGGATCTTTCCAGGAGTTTCTCAGTTCCATGTTTCCAATAACTCTGACAGCACATGAACGCAGCATTAAcccttgtccctctctctcgtcccccTCCCCATCCCTACAGGTGCACAAGAAGGACAAAAAGTACAAGTGCATGGTGTGCAAGAAGATATTCATGCTGGCGGCCAGCGTGGGGATCCGGCACGGCTCACGGCGCTACGGCGTGTGTGTGGACTGTGCTGACTCCCACCAGGCCACGCAGGGGGGCCTGGAGTCCCTGGAGGTGTTAGTCCGCGAGGATGATGACTTTGAGGGGGAGGAGCCTGACGAGGAAATGGCTGGGGGGGAGGAGCCTAACGACAACGACCAATCCAACTTGGAGGGTGACACTAGTGCCGCCCCAGAGGATGACTTGCTCAgatagaaacaaacaaaaaatagttaaagatttttttacatttaaataaaGCTGGTAAACAATCAACAACTCCAAAGTGCTATCAAACCTTGAGGTTTCTTACACTGTTTAGTGTATGAGACAAAGAGAGAAGCTTTGGTAGAGCAGGACTCCAAGATGTACAGATATTCTATGTGTCGCTCTGGGCCTAGTGCTCACTAGAGAAAAATTAAATATTGAAATCAGGTTTATGGTGGTTTtgttttgggggggagggggtgtaCAGCGTTTTTAGTTGCAATAGACCAATCATCTTAAGAAATATTATTTAATTTATGAAAGAAGTTTTTATGGTCTTATTCAATTCTATAATTTTTTTCTGTTTTGTTGTAAAACTGCTATCAATGAGGTTCAGTTTCAGTTTTCGACTGTACTTTCTGTCAAATCTGTAACTATATTGCTAGGTGCATGTTTTTAGAAGGAAGGACGTCAAAGAAAGGGCATTATTTGCCGACAGGAAGATTTTATGTTTAGATGACCTGAACATTATGATTACTCTTCTATCTTTTCCCTGCACAAATCTTGGAACCAAAAAAATCTGTTTTGTGACTATTTTATCACAGCCATATTTCTGAGTTGAAGTTAAGTGGGCTGTGTTATTGTGCCAAGCAGAAAGCACACCAAGATTTATCAGGAAACAAAAAAAActactgagagaaaaaaaagttgagCAGAGAAAAATCAAAAAAATATTTAGAAAAAAAGAAGCGAAAGTACAAGAGGAAATGTTATTAGCTAGCTTTATACAAATCACAGCACCACACAGTAACACTTTATAAAGCATTTTGACATTCACTTAAAGCTTGAATTTTGCCAAatgacagaaatgtttggtgcTGTAATGTTTATGTCGCGAAATACTGGACCTACAGCTGTATATGATGTTTATAATCATAAAGCCTGAAATGActcagttatatatatatattaatcagCTATCTATAGAACACTGTTGTGCTACGGCGCCTATCAGGTATGCTTTGCCATTGTCTTTTTGTATTTAatgcacacacacgctcacatacCATTTTGTAGAACTACCGGCAGTACTTGTAAACATGATGTAGGGACCTAAGTTAAAAAGAtacctttatatatatatatatatacgtggtTTATATCAAGTAGTGATATATTATagatcaatatatatatatatatatatatatatatatatatatactttgaaTCACTTGAACATTGGGTGTTTGGTAGTATTTTAAAGAGTGCAGATATATGAAGTCTGAAAGAGAAACTCCATTTTGAAAAGTAGTAATTTTTACAATCAGTTTATTTAATTTGATAGAAGTATTTTTATTTTGTCTGCCAGGTAGGAAAACACTTTGTTCGATATAAACTAAAGATCTATGATGCGTAACAGACATGCACTTACTACTATTTTGCGTTCATGAAAATAATTTTGTTTTTCAATGTCTTTTCTTGCTTCCCCAAAGTGGGTCTGAATGGAACTATTTTCTCTTTTTCTTAGATGTTTTGTTATTTAATATTATTATATTGGCTCCGAAATGCAATCAAGACTGTTAATTTCTATCTATTTGTCCAAACAAATTGTTTATTAATTATTGTTGAGATAGCCAGGTAATCTCTACAGTATGTAGAGACCTGCTTGTGTATGTAAttgtcagataaaaaaaaaaaaaaaaaaaaaacactttaccCTAAATGCATATATAGTTTTATTTGTCCTTTTATAATGTATTTTcttttccttttttattttatttaattaagCACGTATTTGATAAGAAATATGGATTGTTTGCAGGTTAAAACCTAGGAACAGCAGTTTGTCCAAATgcagtggatatattgaagtgcTATAATTATACAGAAATGTTTGATCTCCCTGTACTCCAAATGCAAATGTATTTTAAAGAAAGCTCCTATAGAGATATCCTCATCCATGTTCGTAAAATATGATTTACCTTCAAATCACTGGGAGGGATTTTATATATGGAAAAAAAAGAGATTTAGCTAGTTTATTTTACTTAATGGAACACACTCAGCTGCAGTCGGCTTGTGTAACATCTTGGCCTTGTGTTGTGTCATACTGGGTCGCCttcagaaggcactgtacttgtccaatatatatatatattttttacatttgttttagTTTTCCATTGCAACATGTGTCGttacggtgtgccctaatgaacacgtcCCTAACCTTCCACTCTATCTGGTCACACTTGTGCTCGTCCATCAAACTATCCTGTTTCTCTTTTACTGTACAACGGATGATCTCAAGATGGCGTATTGTTTGAGATGTTATTATGCTGTACTGTAAAGGACAAATCAAGTAAAACACTACTACAGAAACAgggtttttttcttttttcggctgtatttttttttaacgatgttttaaattgtttatttttcaACTCTTTCTTCAAACTACAGCGATGCAAAACCAATGGGCCTTTCCTGGGCTCAACCCTGAACACAAAACAAGTCAGGTTActctttttacatttttttctcaAGGTTTTCAAAAATGAATTAcattctcctttttctgtttCAATTGTACTACTGTTCCTCTATAATACATATTCAAAATAAAACGCTTAAACTTGATCTGTGGttaatttatttcagattttttttagcACTTCACGTTCTATTCTTTACCCATTTTTGATTACTCAGTCCTTATCTATGCTGTGTTTACACGGGGAAAgaacaggggcctgttgcacaaaactaggataagggattaagccaggatatcttggtgatcctggctcaattgatccgtaatccggttgcactaaagatggatagggggcaggaggatatgttatggtataaattaccatggagatttattctgtggagctagcctgctccagaccaggctaaattccaggatctatttaatctcatccctaatgtcagtcagcagtcaccacaaatggaaaccaatagttatttcactgctcactatacattgttatcacatataactagacccactgttattatttaaacgtttgtgatcattaatttcaatgattttggataaaaaatgatttttagatgatgttgctatcattagataatttacagtttcccatagactataaggctatatataaaatgatagaatattagggccacagaggggaaaaaaacacaagtcataatattgtaaccagttgttttaaaggaggacagttgttaaaatgacagatgtggggcatttcgtgaaattgtacttcagtatggtttcataaacaaagacatgctgatgtgccagaatattaagtatcacattgtcataagtatcaaaactgtaaaaacaatatgtagcttttctgcagaaagaaccagcctcataaatttatgactttatcctttttcttcagtgtggccctagtactctgtcatataaacaaatacacattccatatgaatataaaaacacaatgtgtaacattatgttcctttattgaataaggacaaaacaaagcaggtaaaccatcagctcctttcgaaactgaagtcacagtgactctacaagatggaaagcacagaatccaagcatattatacaaaatgatacatacacattcaaaggtctgtatataacacaccctgcatgtctgcacactaaaataaatgcaggacaaatccatacacatcaactgaacagacaaatgaatggatgcagtagcctccctgcagccttgtattacacacagtataccgcacaaacatcataagaggccaaattcgtcataAAACGAACCCcaaaaaaaccaaattcctctgccaccgcaggacatatttaaccaaaattgaaagcacacatactaactaaaataattcaacacatattggtccctcagcagccgaccactgtcgtcatcagggaagattgccggattgtcccagtccatggctggtggcactctgggggccctctccttcctcaggcaggccacattgtggaggacagcacaagccacagtaatatcacatgccctaacagggctgacccttaatttgtgaaggcagtgaaagcgtgccttcaggaggccaaaggtcatttcaactctggccctggtcctggcatgggcatggttgtaggcctgctgtgcttcctgggggtctgtgaaaggtgtcaggagaaaaggctggcagccataccccctgtctcccagcaacacaccagagaattcacctgtcaacacaaaatctcatcattactacctcataaacacagtgatattcttgacacagccatgatggttataaataggggttgtgtggcttaccttgtgataggcactgatagatttcagaggcccgaaagattctggagtcatggactgagccaggccattttgccacaacattgctgatcacacagtcagcattgcagaccatctgaaatcataagatgaggaatattacaccaatcaatgcacatcactggcaatgcagagtgttcgtcaatggacaatatcaaaaagttatgttcacctgaacattaatgctgtgaaaggatttcctattcacaaaatcggcctcatgggcacctgagggggcttttatccttatgtgtgtgcagtccactgcaccaatgacattggggaaacctgtcacacaaagtaatgagtatcctactatgtgttaacagttgtcctgtaatttgtagatcctcttacctgcaatcc contains the following coding sequences:
- the LOC139558954 gene encoding putative nuclease HARBI1, with product MKAQNCVFLSALTMACPFVRDVVDEEALVLRRAFRRERVFRDRLDPLAFPDDHLYERYRFSADGIRYLCRLLGPRIKHRTARSHALSVEQMVCVALRFFASGAFLYSVGDAEQLNKATICRTIRSVCLAIKALADVFISFPGHRRLCDIKEEFYRIAGFPNVIGAVDCTHIRIKAPSGAHEADFVNRKSFHSINVQMVCNADCVISNVVAKWPGSVHDSRIFRASEIYQCLSQGEFSGVLLGDRGYGCQPFLLTPFTDPQEAQQAYNHAHARTRARVEMTFGLLKARFHCLHKLRVSPVRACDITVACAVLHNVACLRKERAPRVPPAMDWDNPAIFPDDDSGRLLRDQYVLNYFS